A window of Acidimicrobiales bacterium genomic DNA:
CCGGCAAGCTCACCCCGCTGCTGGAGGCCAACCGCTTGGTGCTGGAGACGCTCGACGGCCGCATCGACGGCAGCGTCGACGACGGCTCGCGCATCGAAGGACGAGTGGTGGTGGAGGCGGGCGCCGAGGTGGTGCGCTCGATCGTGCGCGGCCCCGCCGTCATCGGCGCGGGAACCCAAGTGGTCGACAGCTACATCGGCCCGTTCACGTCGATCGCGCCGCGCTGCACCATCCGCCAGTCGGAGATCGAGCACTCGGTGGTGCTGGAGGACAGCCGCATCGTGGGCGTGTCGCGCATCGCCGATTCGCTCATCGGGCGCGAGGTGGAGATGTGCCGGGCCGACGCCGGCCCCCGGGCGGTCCGCGTCATGTTGGGCGACCACTCCCGAGTCGACCTGCCGTGAACGTCCTCGTCACCGGCGGCGCCGGCTTCATCGGCTCCAACTTCGTGCGTTTCTGGCGCCATCGCCACCCCGACGACCGGGTGGTGGTCGTCGACCTCCTGACCTACGCGGGCGTGCGGGCCAGCCTCACCGACCTCGAAGGCGACCACGTCGCCTTCGTGCAGGCCGACGTGGGCGACCTGGCCGCCATGGAGAAGGCGATGGCCGACCATGCCGTCGACCAGGTGGTGCACTTTGCCGCCGAGTCGCACAACAGCCTGGCCGTGCTCGACCCCGCGCGCTTCTTCCGCACCAACGTGCTGGGCACCCAGGCCGTGCTGGAAGCGGCCCGTCGCCACGGGGTCAAGCGCTTCCACCACATCTCCACCTGCGAGGTCTACGGCGACCTCCCCCTCGACAGCGACGAGTCGTTCACGGAAGACACGCCGTACCGCCCGCGCACGCCCTACAACGCCTCGAAGGCGGGCGCCGACCACGCCGTGCGGGCCTACTTCGAGACCTACGAGCTGCCGGTCACCATCACCAACTGCTCCAACAACTACGGGCCGTACCAGTTCCCCGAAAAGGTCATCCCCCTGTTCGTCACCAACGCCCTCGACGACAAGCCGCTGCCCTTGTACGCCTCGACCGCCAACCAGCGCGAGTGGCTCCACGTCGACGACCACTGCCGGGCCATCGAGGCGGTGCTGAAGAACGGCCGGGTGGGTGAGACCTACAACGTGGGGAGCGGCTTCGAGGCGTCCATCGAAGAACTGGCCGACCTCATCCTCGTTGCCCTGCACAAGCCGTCGTCGCTCAAGGCGATCGTGCCCGACCGCCCCGGCCACGACCGCCGCTACCTGCTCGACTCCCGCAAGATCCGCCGTGAGGTCGGGTGGTCGCCGCTGGTCGACTTCGCCGACGGCCTGGTGAAGACCATCCGCTGGTACCGCGACCACCCCGACTGGTGGCAGCCGCTGATCGGGCGTTCGCCGGTCGTCGAGGAATCGGCGTGGCGCTGAGGCTCCTCGTCACCGGCGCAGGCGGCCAGCTCGGACGGGAAGTGGTGGCGCTGGGCGGCATCCCCACGACCGTCGACGTGCGCGACCGCGACGCCGTGCTCGCCGCCGTGAGCGAACTGCGCCCCGACCGCATCGTGCATTGCGCGGCCTACACCGACGTCGACGGCTGCGAGCTCGATCCCGACCGCGCCTACGCCGTCAACGCGCTCGGCACCCGCCATGTGGTCGAAGCGGCCCGCCTCGTCGGCGCCCACGTGACCTGCATCTCTACCGACTACGTGTTCGACGGCGACAGCACGCGGCCGTACACCGAGTGGGACGACGTGCGGCCGGTGTCGGCCTACGGCGCCTCCAAGCTGGCGGGCGAGCGCGAGGTCGGTCCTGCCGACGCCGTGGTGCGCACCTCGTGGTTGTGCGGCCGCTACGGCACCAACTTCGTGACCTCGGTGCTGAAGCTCGCCCGCGAGCGGGGCGGCGACTTCACCATGGTCGACGACCAAGTGGGCTGCCCCACCCTGGCCGACGACCTCGCGGCGGTCGTGGTGCGCCTGAGCACCGACGCCCGCCCCGGCGTCTTCCACGTGACCAACCAAGGGGCCGTGTCGCGCTACGAGTTCGCCCGTGAGATCGTGCGGGCCGCAGGACTCGAACCTGTGTTCTCCGCCTGCAAGACCGCTGACCTGCAGCCGCCCCGGCCTGCCCGGCGCCCCTCTTACTCGGTGCTCGACAACGCCGCCCTGCGGCTGTCGGGCCTGCCCCTGCTGCCCGACTTCCGCCCGTCGTTGCAGCGCCTCGTCAAGGAACTCTCGTGAGCGACGTCACCGCTGTCATCGTCAACTACAACGCGGCCGAGTACCTGGTGCCGTGCGTCGAGTCGCTGCGGGCCGCGGGCGTGGCCGAGACCGTGGTGGCCGACAACGACTCCCACGACGGCTCGGCCGAAGCCCTGGCCGCCGCCGACCCCGACGCCACGTGGCTCCCCACCGGCGGCAACTTCGGCTTCGGCGGCGGGGCCAACCGCGGCGCGGCGGTGGCCTCCGGGCACTACCTGCTGATCTGCAACCCCGACATCACCGTCGAGCCCGACGCCGTGCGCCTGTTGGTCGACGCCATGGAGAAGGACCGCCGCCTGGCCGTCGTCGGCCCCGCCATCCTCAACCCCGACGGCACCGTCTACCCCAGCCCCCGGGTGTTCCCGCGGCTGCGCGACGCCGCGGGCCACGCCTTCCTCGGCATGGCCCTGCCCCGCAACCGCTGGACGGTGCGCTACCGCATGCTCGACTTCGACCGCAGCAGCGCGGCGGGCGACGTCGACTGGGTGTCGGGGTCGTGCTTCCTGGTACGGCGCGAGGCGTGGGACGCGCTGGGGGGCTTCGACGAGGGCTACTTCATGTACGCCGAGGACACCGACATCTGCTGGCGGGCCCACCAGGCGGGCTGGCGGGTCGGCTTCGAGCCCGCCGCCCGGGTGGTGCACGTGCAGGGGGCGTCGACCAGCAAGATCCCCTATCGCATGATCCGGGCGCATCATCGGTCGCTGCTGCGCTTCTCGTCGCGCACAGCCACAGGGCCCAAGCGGGCGCTCTTGCCGGTCATCGCCGTCGCCTTGGCGCTGCGCACGGTCCTCGCGCTGGGCCACCGAGCCCTCAACCGTCCCGCGACACGGTAGGTTTCTCCGTCCATGGGCAAGGCTTCGTCGGGAAAGAAAGTTGCGCGGGCGGCGAGCACGGGGGGCGGCCGGACCAGCAGGGGGAAGACACCCTGGGGTTGGTACAGCCTGATCTCCGTGGTCGTCATCGCTGGGGTGGCATTGGTGGTCGTCAGCCGTGACGACACGCTCGACCGCATCGGCGAGCGCAGCACCGAGCAACCCACCACAAACGACCACTGGCACGCGGCGTACGGCTTCTACTTCTGCGACCAGTTCTCGCCGCCGCTGGCCGACAACGGCCGTGACCCCCTGGGCGTGCACACCCACGGCGACGGCGTGATCCACGTGCACCCCTTCAGCCAGGCCGCCTCGGGCAAGCGCGCCCTCATGGGCGTCTACGAGCGGGCCATGGGCATCACGCTCAACGACGACCGCATCGAGGTCGGCGACCGCAAGTACTCCAACGGCGACATGTGCGGCGACAAGCCGGGCAAGGTGCAGGCGTTCGTGGAGGGCGAGCCGTTCAACGGCGACCCCAGCGACATCCACTTCGGCAAGGACCGCATGGCCGTCGTCGTGGCCTTCGCACCCGAGGGCACCGAGATCCC
This region includes:
- the rfbB gene encoding dTDP-glucose 4,6-dehydratase, translated to MNVLVTGGAGFIGSNFVRFWRHRHPDDRVVVVDLLTYAGVRASLTDLEGDHVAFVQADVGDLAAMEKAMADHAVDQVVHFAAESHNSLAVLDPARFFRTNVLGTQAVLEAARRHGVKRFHHISTCEVYGDLPLDSDESFTEDTPYRPRTPYNASKAGADHAVRAYFETYELPVTITNCSNNYGPYQFPEKVIPLFVTNALDDKPLPLYASTANQREWLHVDDHCRAIEAVLKNGRVGETYNVGSGFEASIEELADLILVALHKPSSLKAIVPDRPGHDRRYLLDSRKIRREVGWSPLVDFADGLVKTIRWYRDHPDWWQPLIGRSPVVEESAWR
- the rfbD gene encoding dTDP-4-dehydrorhamnose reductase — encoded protein: MALRLLVTGAGGQLGREVVALGGIPTTVDVRDRDAVLAAVSELRPDRIVHCAAYTDVDGCELDPDRAYAVNALGTRHVVEAARLVGAHVTCISTDYVFDGDSTRPYTEWDDVRPVSAYGASKLAGEREVGPADAVVRTSWLCGRYGTNFVTSVLKLARERGGDFTMVDDQVGCPTLADDLAAVVVRLSTDARPGVFHVTNQGAVSRYEFAREIVRAAGLEPVFSACKTADLQPPRPARRPSYSVLDNAALRLSGLPLLPDFRPSLQRLVKELS
- a CDS encoding glycosyltransferase family 2 protein, with the protein product MSDVTAVIVNYNAAEYLVPCVESLRAAGVAETVVADNDSHDGSAEALAAADPDATWLPTGGNFGFGGGANRGAAVASGHYLLICNPDITVEPDAVRLLVDAMEKDRRLAVVGPAILNPDGTVYPSPRVFPRLRDAAGHAFLGMALPRNRWTVRYRMLDFDRSSAAGDVDWVSGSCFLVRREAWDALGGFDEGYFMYAEDTDICWRAHQAGWRVGFEPAARVVHVQGASTSKIPYRMIRAHHRSLLRFSSRTATGPKRALLPVIAVALALRTVLALGHRALNRPATR